The following are from one region of the Halarcobacter sp. genome:
- the nadN gene encoding NAD nucleotidase: MKKFYLSIASLFLVGSIFVGCGDSSSFNTTEDSFNLSIFHVDDTHSHIESESMTLEFDGVETNVPVGGYARYVTKLNELKKTKPNSLTLNAGDVFQGTLFYSLFKGEADAAMMNLISWDAYSLGNHEFDDGDEGLKSFLDMLNDTIPVISANVVPQSGNILEGYWTPYVIKEIAGEKVGIIGIDIVGKTKNSSNPSDEIIFLDELETAQNYINELTDLGVNKIVLLTHQGYSSDLTMAKALNGVDVIIGGDSHTLQGDFSSLGLESSVSTYPTVEQSKDGKKVCIAHAWEYGHILGNVDVRFNKSGDVISCGGNPLLLVGNEFTQEDANGDDQVVNDSVRASILDTIASNKNIEITTEDDYTLSVVKTYSDKVDAKKAVVIGTASERLGHNRIPGDARDGVAALPLGSDIAPIVAKSFYDLSNLADACIQNAGGVRVAIEAGEITMGDAYTLLPFSNTLFELQMYGDEIKQVLEDAITNTIDPEGSTGSFPYSYGLRYDVDLTASANNRISNLEIKNRQTGVWSEISNTTMYTIVTNSYTAGGKDGYLTFKTVQDERGLGVDTYLDYAMSFVKYMETLTANNQTLTKLPSEDHPIKSFVGLE; encoded by the coding sequence ATGAAAAAGTTTTATTTGAGTATAGCTTCACTATTTTTAGTAGGAAGCATATTTGTAGGTTGTGGAGATAGTAGTTCTTTTAATACTACTGAGGATAGTTTTAATCTATCAATTTTTCATGTAGATGATACCCATTCACACATTGAAAGTGAATCAATGACATTAGAGTTTGATGGTGTTGAAACAAATGTACCTGTTGGTGGATATGCAAGATATGTAACAAAACTAAATGAGCTTAAAAAAACAAAACCTAACTCTTTAACACTAAATGCTGGAGATGTTTTTCAAGGTACACTTTTTTATTCATTATTTAAAGGTGAAGCTGATGCAGCTATGATGAATTTAATCTCTTGGGATGCATATTCTTTAGGGAATCATGAGTTTGATGATGGTGATGAAGGATTAAAATCATTTTTAGATATGTTAAATGATACAATCCCTGTAATATCTGCAAATGTTGTACCTCAATCAGGTAATATTTTAGAAGGTTATTGGACTCCTTATGTAATTAAAGAGATTGCAGGTGAAAAAGTAGGAATTATAGGTATAGATATTGTTGGGAAAACTAAAAATTCATCAAATCCTAGTGATGAGATAATCTTCTTAGATGAATTAGAAACTGCACAAAATTATATAAATGAGTTAACTGATTTAGGGGTTAATAAAATAGTACTATTAACCCATCAAGGATACTCAAGTGATTTAACAATGGCAAAAGCTTTAAATGGAGTTGATGTAATAATTGGTGGTGACTCACATACATTACAAGGTGATTTCTCATCTTTAGGCTTAGAAAGTAGTGTAAGTACTTATCCAACTGTTGAACAATCAAAAGATGGTAAAAAAGTTTGTATAGCACATGCTTGGGAATATGGACACATTCTTGGAAACGTAGATGTTCGATTTAATAAATCAGGAGATGTAATATCTTGTGGAGGAAACCCTTTACTTTTAGTAGGAAATGAGTTTACACAAGAGGATGCAAATGGTGATGATCAAGTTGTAAATGATAGTGTAAGAGCATCAATTTTAGATACAATTGCTTCAAATAAGAATATAGAAATTACGACAGAAGATGATTACACGTTAAGTGTAGTAAAAACATATTCAGATAAAGTAGATGCTAAAAAAGCAGTTGTAATAGGAACTGCTAGTGAAAGGTTAGGACACAATAGAATACCTGGAGATGCTAGAGACGGTGTTGCTGCCTTACCTTTAGGAAGTGATATTGCACCTATTGTTGCTAAATCATTTTATGATTTAAGTAATTTAGCTGATGCTTGTATTCAAAATGCAGGTGGTGTTAGAGTTGCGATAGAAGCAGGTGAAATTACTATGGGAGACGCATATACTTTATTACCTTTTTCAAATACATTATTTGAATTACAAATGTATGGTGATGAAATAAAACAAGTATTAGAAGATGCAATAACAAATACGATTGATCCAGAAGGTTCAACTGGTTCATTCCCATATTCTTATGGTTTAAGATATGATGTTGATTTAACTGCAAGTGCAAATAATAGAATTTCAAATTTAGAGATTAAAAATAGACAAACAGGAGTTTGGTCAGAAATTAGCAACACTACTATGTATACAATTGTTACAAACTCATATACAGCAGGTGGAAAAGATGGATATCTAACTTTTAAAACTGTTCAAGATGAAAGAGGATTGGGAGTTGATACATATTTAGATTATGCAATGAGTTTTGTTAAGTATATGGAAACTTTAACTGCAAATAATCAAACCTTAACAAAATTACCTTCAGAAGATCATCCAATAAAAAGTTTTGTTGGGCTTGAATAA
- a CDS encoding TonB-dependent receptor plug domain-containing protein, with translation MVLKKIVFLGLSGCVLLHAQNVERLEELVITATKTENSIKSLTSTVQVIEDIDIENSGASNISEVLSSVAGIYLSPSGNSFSIRGMNHSDTLILVNGKRVNGEFSKIFELERISVDMVKRIEILKGTSSLLYGSDAMGGVVNIITKKSSDNLSGSIQVLGSEQKKATDFFVSNKIGNTSFIFIQII, from the coding sequence ATGGTTTTAAAAAAAATTGTTTTTTTAGGTCTAAGTGGTTGTGTTTTGTTGCATGCTCAGAATGTAGAGCGATTGGAAGAATTAGTAATAACAGCTACAAAGACTGAAAATAGTATAAAAAGTTTAACTTCAACGGTACAAGTAATTGAAGATATAGATATAGAAAATAGTGGTGCGTCAAATATATCAGAGGTTTTATCCTCCGTTGCTGGAATATATTTGTCTCCTTCTGGAAATAGTTTTAGTATAAGAGGAATGAATCATTCAGATACACTTATTCTTGTCAATGGAAAACGAGTAAATGGAGAGTTTTCTAAAATCTTTGAACTTGAAAGAATATCTGTAGATATGGTTAAACGAATAGAGATATTAAAAGGTACTTCAAGTTTACTGTATGGTAGTGATGCTATGGGTGGAGTAGTTAATATTATAACAAAAAAATCTTCTGATAATTTATCTGGTAGTATTCAAGTATTAGGTTCTGAACAAAAAAAGGCTACAGATTTTTTTGTGTCAAATAAAATAGGAAATACATCTTTTATTTTTATTCAAATTATTTAA